Proteins encoded by one window of Salvia splendens isolate huo1 chromosome 7, SspV2, whole genome shotgun sequence:
- the LOC121742704 gene encoding sister chromatid cohesion protein pds5-like isoform X2, producing MLLDEAESLLAKVWQQPPRSTCKALLQTMKALITDELLHNDDLNVQVAVASCCNELTRITAPDFPYEDDTMREIFQLFMIAFEQLPCESSRNYYRALHIVGTVAKVRSSLMLLDVDTDGLVVEMFRLFLNNIGSNNPSDVFKYMEMIMTMVIEESDDISFNLLRPLLASVKMQNRDISPISWELGKKVLENCETKLQSYLREAAKAMNLEFGDYAEIVAYICHETSNDNNKVSKEVSPAAAGVVIQTDRISKSVY from the exons ATGCTACTCGAT GAAGCAGAAAGCCTTTTAGCCAAGGTATGGCAACAGCCTCCCAGGTCTACATGCAAAGCGCTTCTTCAGACAATGAAGGCGCTTATCACTGATGAATTATTGCACAACGATGATTTAAATGTCCAAGTTGCAGTTGCATCTTGCTGTAATGAGCTCACCAGAATAACTGCTCCAGATTTCCCTTATGAAGATGACACAATGAGG GAAATTTTCCAACTATTTATGATTGCTTTTGAGCAATTGCCTTGTGAGTCAAGCCGCAATTACTACAGGGCTTTGCATATTGTTGGAACTGTTGCAAAAGTAAGATCATCGCTGATGTTACTGGATGTAGATACTGATGGGCTGGTTGTCGAGATGTTCCGACTTTTTCTTAACAACATTGG GTCCAACAACCCTTCCGACGTCTTCAAATACATGGAAATGATCATGACTATGGTGATAGAAGAAAGTGATGATATATCATTTAATCTCCTAAGGCCCCTTCTAGCTAGTGTCAAAATGCAAAATAGG GATATTTCACCTATATCGTGGGAATTGGGGAAAAAAGTCTTAGAAAATTGTGAAACTAAACTCCAGAGTTATCTCAGAGAAGCAGCAAAGGCAATGAATCTGGAATTTGGTGATTATGCTGAAATAGTTGCTTACATATGCCATGAAACATCCAACGATAATAACAAG GTATCAAAGGAAGTCTCGCCTGCTGCTGCTGGTGTGGTAATCCAAACAGATCGAATTTCAAAGTCTGTGTATTAA
- the LOC121742705 gene encoding uncharacterized protein LOC121742705 isoform X2: MLSNLSRKKIDSFSEVSLAKYGQSKKKKSMINQHKEDLEFSLTLKRKILKMKERGHDAPKKTGKTVIAGSGKVIGDTNKEEKHQLSPMELFARKESISHKYVQKDAAQKVREFPMSKPSKANLEKDKISIKKKSRTPRVDFGEQLVNLRIQVWWPMDEMFYAGTVKAFDSETKKHQVLYDDDEIEFLNLRKEKWKLCGDEKSMQKQVADRLSPSKELSNQGIFSSLIPLVLDYSPGLFYELHQD; this comes from the exons ATGTTAAGCAATTTATCGCGAAAAAAGATCGATTCGTTTAGTGAAGTCAGTCTTGCAAAATATGGTCAGtcaaagaagaaaaagagcATGATTAATCAGCACAAGGAAGACCTTGAGTTTTCATTgacattaaaaaggaaaatctTGAAAATGAAGGAGAGAGGACATGATGCTCCCAAGAAGACAGGTAAAACAGTTATTGCTGGATCAGGAAAGGTGATTGGCGACACaaacaaagaagaaaaacatCAGCTTTCGCCTATGGAACTGTTTGCAAGGAAAGAAAGTATTTCCCATAAATATGTACAGAAAGATGCTGCCCAAAAG GTCAGGGAATTTCCTATGTCTAAACCTTCAAAAGCCAATTTAGAAAAGGATAAG ATATCTATTAAGAAGAAGTCGAGAACGCCCCGAGTCGATTTCGGGGAACAGTTAGTCAATTTAAGGATACAAGTCTGGTGGCCAATGGATGAAAT GTTTTATGCGGGCACTGTTAAAGCTTTTGATTCTGAAACAAAGAAACATCAG GTTTTGTATGATGACGATGAAATAGAGTTCTTGAATctgagaaaagaaaaatggaaaCTGTGTGGTGATGAAAAGTCTATGCAA AAACAAGTAGCTGATCGTTTATCTCCTTCCAAAGAGCTTAGCAA CCAAGGTATCTTTTCTTCCTTAATACCATTGGTCTTAGATTACAGTCCTGGTCTGTTTTACGAACTTCATCAGGACTAA
- the LOC121740984 gene encoding photosynthetic NDH subunit of subcomplex B 1, chloroplastic-like, translated as MYREMIDWLGRPVRSVPRQALPPLKVLISRKVKEVVEAKYTSAGAVKGRYIVIHGIKSDSKASMQSKGDTDSLLPIEIWDDIASAISGLTPLFVIPHEKERENVEYVVGDDASIVFITTPGQLAALINDSAGVICSNTAAVQLANAREKPSIALFCSEDKAKVFVPNAEEKRCAVISSKTGKLVDIDVEAVKTAVQIFSLPLAIA; from the exons at GTATCGCGAGATGATAGATTGGCTAGGAAGGCCGGTTCGTAGTGTTCCAAGGCAGGCGTTGCCTCCGCTGAAGGTGTTGATTTCAAGGAAGGTGAAGGAGGTGGTCGAGGCCAAGTACACGAGCGCGGGGGCAGTCAAGGGGAGGTACATTGTGATCCATGGCATCAAATCAGATTCAAAGGCCTCAATGCAGAGCAAGGGAGATACTGATAGCTTGCTGCCTATTGAGATATGGGATGACATAGCTAGTGCCATAAG TGGACTCACTCCATTGTTCGTGATCCCGCACGAGAAAGAGCGGGAAAATGTTGAATATGTTGTTGGAGATGATGCTAGTATAGTGTTCATTACCACCCCAGGGCAG CTTGCTGCTTTGATTAATGATTCGGCGGGCGTGATATGCTCCAACACAGCTGCTGTACAACTAGCGAATGCGCGCGAAAAACCAAG TATCGCGTTGTTTTGCTCGGAAGATAAGGCTAAGGTGTTCGTCCCCAACGCGGAAGAGAAGAGGTGCGCTGTTATATCGTCAAAGACGGGAAAACTTGTGGATATAGATGTTGAAGCCGTTAAGACTGCAGTTCAGATTTTCAGCTTGCCTTTGGCTATTGCATAG
- the LOC121742705 gene encoding uncharacterized protein LOC121742705 isoform X1, translating into MLSNLSRKKIDSFSEVSLAKYGQSKKKKSMINQHKEDLEFSLTLKRKILKMKERGHDAPKKTGKTVIAGSGKVIGDTNKEEKHQLSPMELFARKESISHKYVQKDAAQKVREFPMSKPSKANLEKDKISIKKKSRTPRVDFGEQLVNLRIQVWWPMDEMFYAGTVKAFDSETKKHQVLYDDDEIEFLNLRKEKWKLCGDEKSMQKQVADRLSPSKELSNVAIIHQPRYLFFLNTIGLRLQSWSVLRTSSGLKKTQKEKEAQ; encoded by the exons ATGTTAAGCAATTTATCGCGAAAAAAGATCGATTCGTTTAGTGAAGTCAGTCTTGCAAAATATGGTCAGtcaaagaagaaaaagagcATGATTAATCAGCACAAGGAAGACCTTGAGTTTTCATTgacattaaaaaggaaaatctTGAAAATGAAGGAGAGAGGACATGATGCTCCCAAGAAGACAGGTAAAACAGTTATTGCTGGATCAGGAAAGGTGATTGGCGACACaaacaaagaagaaaaacatCAGCTTTCGCCTATGGAACTGTTTGCAAGGAAAGAAAGTATTTCCCATAAATATGTACAGAAAGATGCTGCCCAAAAG GTCAGGGAATTTCCTATGTCTAAACCTTCAAAAGCCAATTTAGAAAAGGATAAG ATATCTATTAAGAAGAAGTCGAGAACGCCCCGAGTCGATTTCGGGGAACAGTTAGTCAATTTAAGGATACAAGTCTGGTGGCCAATGGATGAAAT GTTTTATGCGGGCACTGTTAAAGCTTTTGATTCTGAAACAAAGAAACATCAG GTTTTGTATGATGACGATGAAATAGAGTTCTTGAATctgagaaaagaaaaatggaaaCTGTGTGGTGATGAAAAGTCTATGCAA AAACAAGTAGCTGATCGTTTATCTCCTTCCAAAGAGCTTAGCAA TGTTGCAATTATTCATCAGCCAAGGTATCTTTTCTTCCTTAATACCATTGGTCTTAGATTACAGTCCTGGTCTGTTTTACGAACTTCATCAGGACTAAAGAAAacacaaaaggaaaaggaagcCCAATGA
- the LOC121742704 gene encoding sister chromatid cohesion protein pds5-like isoform X1, producing the protein MGSTGIDDSSQKAIEPELVDIGNKLIRRPSSTVELLMLLDEAESLLAKVWQQPPRSTCKALLQTMKALITDELLHNDDLNVQVAVASCCNELTRITAPDFPYEDDTMREIFQLFMIAFEQLPCESSRNYYRALHIVGTVAKVRSSLMLLDVDTDGLVVEMFRLFLNNIGSNNPSDVFKYMEMIMTMVIEESDDISFNLLRPLLASVKMQNRDISPISWELGKKVLENCETKLQSYLREAAKAMNLEFGDYAEIVAYICHETSNDNNKVSKEVSPAAAGVVIQTDRISKSVY; encoded by the exons ATGGGGTCTACTGGTATTGATGATTCGTCGCAGAAAGCGATTGAGCCGGAGTTGGTTGATATTGGGAATAAACTTATCCGGCGCCCTTCATCAACTGTTGAGCTACTCATGCTACTCGAT GAAGCAGAAAGCCTTTTAGCCAAGGTATGGCAACAGCCTCCCAGGTCTACATGCAAAGCGCTTCTTCAGACAATGAAGGCGCTTATCACTGATGAATTATTGCACAACGATGATTTAAATGTCCAAGTTGCAGTTGCATCTTGCTGTAATGAGCTCACCAGAATAACTGCTCCAGATTTCCCTTATGAAGATGACACAATGAGG GAAATTTTCCAACTATTTATGATTGCTTTTGAGCAATTGCCTTGTGAGTCAAGCCGCAATTACTACAGGGCTTTGCATATTGTTGGAACTGTTGCAAAAGTAAGATCATCGCTGATGTTACTGGATGTAGATACTGATGGGCTGGTTGTCGAGATGTTCCGACTTTTTCTTAACAACATTGG GTCCAACAACCCTTCCGACGTCTTCAAATACATGGAAATGATCATGACTATGGTGATAGAAGAAAGTGATGATATATCATTTAATCTCCTAAGGCCCCTTCTAGCTAGTGTCAAAATGCAAAATAGG GATATTTCACCTATATCGTGGGAATTGGGGAAAAAAGTCTTAGAAAATTGTGAAACTAAACTCCAGAGTTATCTCAGAGAAGCAGCAAAGGCAATGAATCTGGAATTTGGTGATTATGCTGAAATAGTTGCTTACATATGCCATGAAACATCCAACGATAATAACAAG GTATCAAAGGAAGTCTCGCCTGCTGCTGCTGGTGTGGTAATCCAAACAGATCGAATTTCAAAGTCTGTGTATTAA
- the LOC121742705 gene encoding uncharacterized protein LOC121742705 isoform X3, giving the protein MLSNLSRKKIDSFSEVSLAKYGQSKKKKSMINQHKEDLEFSLTLKRKILKMKERGHDAPKKTGKTVIAGSGKVIGDTNKEEKHQLSPMELFARKESISHKYVQKDAAQKVREFPMSKPSKANLEKDKISIKKKSRTPRVDFGEQLVNLRIQVWWPMDEMFYAGTVKAFDSETKKHQVLYDDDEIEFLNLRKEKWKLCGDEKSMQKQVADRLSPSKELSKTKENTKGKGSPMKKQQHQAVSVI; this is encoded by the exons ATGTTAAGCAATTTATCGCGAAAAAAGATCGATTCGTTTAGTGAAGTCAGTCTTGCAAAATATGGTCAGtcaaagaagaaaaagagcATGATTAATCAGCACAAGGAAGACCTTGAGTTTTCATTgacattaaaaaggaaaatctTGAAAATGAAGGAGAGAGGACATGATGCTCCCAAGAAGACAGGTAAAACAGTTATTGCTGGATCAGGAAAGGTGATTGGCGACACaaacaaagaagaaaaacatCAGCTTTCGCCTATGGAACTGTTTGCAAGGAAAGAAAGTATTTCCCATAAATATGTACAGAAAGATGCTGCCCAAAAG GTCAGGGAATTTCCTATGTCTAAACCTTCAAAAGCCAATTTAGAAAAGGATAAG ATATCTATTAAGAAGAAGTCGAGAACGCCCCGAGTCGATTTCGGGGAACAGTTAGTCAATTTAAGGATACAAGTCTGGTGGCCAATGGATGAAAT GTTTTATGCGGGCACTGTTAAAGCTTTTGATTCTGAAACAAAGAAACATCAG GTTTTGTATGATGACGATGAAATAGAGTTCTTGAATctgagaaaagaaaaatggaaaCTGTGTGGTGATGAAAAGTCTATGCAA AAACAAGTAGCTGATCGTTTATCTCCTTCCAAAGAGCTTAGCAA GACTAAAGAAAacacaaaaggaaaaggaagcCCAATGAAGAAACAGCAACATCAGGCTGTCTCAGTCATCTAA